The DNA window CCGCAACGGGTAGGCGCGGCGGTAGTACTCGCGGATCCCCTCGCGCAGCGCGCGGTAGGTGCGCGTGCCGCCGAAGCGCTCGATCCACGGGTTCTCGTCAGGGGGAACCGCCTGCGCGGTCAGCTGGCCGCCGATCCAGTCGGTCTCCTCGGTGAGCACCACGCGGTGTCCCGCGCGGGCCGCCGCGAGCGCGGCCGCGGTGCCGCCGAGCCCGCCGCCCGCGACCAGGATCTCCGTGTCCAGTTTCCTCATGCCTCTTCCCGGATGCGTCGGATGGTGTCCCCCGCGACGGGCGCGCAGGGCAGGAGCCGGTGCGGCTCGGCTGGGGCGCGCCGGTCCGGTTCGACGAGCGCCGCGAGCAGGCGGACCGCACCGCGGCCCATTTCCCGCCGGGGTACTTCGAATCCGCTGACGACCGGGCCGGTGGTGCCTGCGGGCGGGCGGCCGAGCACGGCGAGCGAAAGGTCTTGCGGTACCGACAATCCCGCCCCGGCCACCGCGCGGGTCACGGCGTGGAAGACGGCGCCGGTATCGGTTTCCTCGACCACCACCGCGGTGACGCCGTCCGCCGTCCAGCGCCGGGGGCAGGGAAGCCTGCCCCCGGCGAACCGCTCCACGCCGATGTCCACCCGGTGCGCCGCCGCGCCTTCGAGCACCCCGCGCTCCCGGTCCCGCGATGAGGGCGCGTCGTCGTCCTCGCGCAGGTACCGGATCGAGGTGTGGCCCGCTTCGGCGAGCCTGCCGATCACCGCCGCGGACGCGGAGACGTAATCCGCGCCGACGTAGGGAATGGTCCCGCCGAGTTCCTCCCTCCGTCCTATGTAGACGACCGGGAAACCACTGGTGACCAGCTCGCGGATCGGCTCGTCCGGCACGTGCCTGCCGAGGAAGAGGCAGCCGTCGGCGAGCCGGGTGCGGCGGATCCTGGCGTGGTCGTGCGTCCGGGTGCCCGCGCTGGACCCGGTGAACAGGATGAGGTCCTGCCCCAGTTCGGCGGCTTCCTCCTCGACGCCGACCAGGATCGGGTAGTACGAATCGGCGACGTCGGTCGGGAAGGTCGCGGTGAAGGTGTAGAGCCCGAGCAGGTTGTTGCGCGACGAAGCCAGCCTGGTCGCCACCGGATCCGGGACGTAGCCCAGTTCTTCGGCCGCGGCCCGCACTCGCCGTCGGGTGCTCTCGGCGAGCCGCACGCCCGCGCGGTTGCCGCCGAGCACCACCGAAACCGTCGCCTGGGACACCCCCGCGATGCGGGCGATGTCCGCCTGACGCGGACCTCGTGCCATCAGCGCTCCTTGTCCTAATGCGGATTAGGCACAGCGTGAATCCGCGGAATGCCGAAGTCAACGATTCTGTCCGAACGCGCCAGAAAGAACTCCCCAGCGTGACTAATACGTATTAGCAGGTTGACCGTCGTCTTGAGCCGTGCTTACCGTCGTTCGAGCCACTCCAGCGACGAAGGAGCCTCCCGTGAGCCTTTCCCGACGTCAGATGCTGATCGGAACGGCGAGCATCGGAGCCGCCGCGGGACTCGGCGCCGCCTTCCCCGCGATGGCCTCGGCCGCGCCCGCCGGTTTCCCGGACTACCGGTTCGTGCGGACCACGTTCGACAAGGCCAAGCTGCGCTACAACCCGACCGGGGAACTGATCTTCCCGTGTATCCGCGGGGTTTCCGGCCGCGTCGCGAACCCGCTCGGCCGCTACTACCTCTACTACGCGCCGCACGACCCGCCCGGCGGGATCTGCCTCGCCTACGCGGATTCGCTGGAAGGCCCGTTCACCGAATATCCGCACAACCCGATCGTTTCCCGCGACTGGCCGGGAAAGTACTCCGTCAGCCACGTCTCCTCACCGCACGTGATGTGGCACGAGGAGGCCAAGGAGCTCTGGCTGTACTTCCACGGCGAGAACACCGTCACCCGCCTCGCCCGGTCCAAGGACGGGATCCACTTTGGCTACGACAAGGAAGTGCTCTCCACCCGCCTGCTCCCGGAGGGCACCACGGAAACCTCGTACGCGCGCGTGTTCCGGCACGACCTGCCGTCGAAGAAGGCGCGGTACGTCATGGTGTTCATGCTCAACAACAAATCCGACCACCGCGACATCGGCTGGGGCTGGTCCGCCGACGCGCGGAACTGGACCTTCGCCAAGGAACCGCTGATCCGGCACGGCGACGTCGGCGCGAACAACGTCGGCGGCCCGCATCTGCTGTGGCGCGACAACAGCACGTACGTCGTGTACAACACGAACATCGAAGCGGGCGGGAACATCCTGATCACCGAGGTCGGCAACGACTTCACGAAGCGCGAGCACCTCGGCGTGTTCCACCGCCCGCTCGCCGGCGCGCCCGACGGCGGCCGCTGCGCCGCGCCGAGCTTCGGCACCGAAAACGGCCGCGAGTACATGATCTACGAGGCGGGCGCCCGGCTCGAAGGGTCCATCGCCATCGCCCGCGCCTGAGCAGGGCCATCCGGCTTGCCCCGCCTGGGGATCCGCCGCGACGGTAGTACCGTGGACGCGTCCGTTCTCCTACCGTCGCGGCGTGTTTCGGCAGCGCGCTCAACGGTAATCCGGTGAGCTATGGGCGAGGAGGTGCGCGCAGTGTCGGAGTCCACGCGGGAAGTCGTCGCGATCGGCGCTTCCGCGGGTGGAGTCGACGCGCTGCGCCAGGTCGCGGCCGGGCTGCCCGCCGGCTTCCCCGCCGCGGTGCTCGTGGTCATGCACGTGCCGCCGGGCAGGCCGAGCGCGCTGGCCGACATCCTCGACCGGGCGGGCAGGCTGCCCGCGGTGGCGGCGACGTCGGGCGCGAAGCTGGAGCCCGGTGTCATCCACACCGCGCCGCCGGACCGCCACCTGCTGACCGAGGACGGCACGCTCGTCCTCACCAACGGCCCCACGGAGAACGGCCACCGGCCCGCGATCAACGCGACCTTCCGGTCGGTCGCGCTCACTTCGGGTGCGCGCGCGATCGGCGTGGTGCTCTCCGGTGTCCTCGACGACGGCGCGATCGGACTTCGCGCCATCATCGGCCAAGGCGGCCTCGCCGTCGTGCAGGACCCCGCGGACGCCCAGCACCGGGGCATGCCCGACAGCGCGCTCGCCCAGGTGAGCACGGAACACGTGTTACCGGCCGACGCGATCGGCCCAGCGCTCGACAAGCTGGTGCGCACGCCCGTCGCCGAGGGGCCCTACGTACGCCCGCCGTCCGGCATGCGCCTCGAGGACCGGATAGCCAGGCAGGACGTGCGGCTCGGCGCGCTCTCCCCCAGCGACGCGCCCGCTTCCGGGTTCGTGTGCCCCGACTGCCACGGTTCTCTGATGGAGGTCGCCCCCGTGGAGGGCCAGTACCGCTGCCGGATCGGGCACGCCTGGACGGCGAAGGCCCTCCTGGACGCGCAGGACGACCAGTTCCGGCAGGCGCTGTGGACGGCGCTGCGTTCCCTGGACGAAAAGGCGGCGCTGGCGGCCAAGCTCGAACAGCACACCGCGGGCAGCGAGGGTTCGCCGCTGTCGAAGCGGTACGCCGAGACCGCGCAGGACTGCCGGGTGGCCGCCGACACGCTGCGCCGGTTCCTGGCCGCCGCCGACGACGCGGAGGATCGATGACGAGATCCGAGCCGCACTGGCTGGACCTGCGCCCGTGGCCGCGGGTGGGATACACCCTCGTCGAGGTGACCGGCAGCCTCGGCATCACCACCTACCCGGTGCTGCGCGACGGGCTGCTGAAGATCGCCACGGAGGCGCCGGAGGCCGTGGTCGTCGACATCGACGGGGTGGAGGTGCTGGACTCCGCGCTGCTGAGCGTGTTCACCTTCGTGGCCACCAGGGTCGGCGACTGGCCCGGCGTCCCGTTCTCCCTGGTCGTCTCCCGGCCCGACCACCTCGCCCTGATGCATCGCCGGTCGATCGACCGGTTCGTCACGGTGTGCGAGACCGTCGACGCGGCCCGGCGGTCCCTCGACAAGCCGGTTCGCCACCGGTCAGGGCTGCGGCTGCCGCATGAAGAGGCGACCTCGGCCGCGGCGCGCCAGTTCACCGAGGGCAGGTGCGCGGAGTGGCACGTCCCCGAATTCCGGGACGACGCACTCGTGATCGTCACCGAACTGGTCGAAAACACCATCCGCCACACCACCTCGGACGCCCGCGTGCGGCTCGAACTGCGCCGGGGCCTGTTCACCGTGGCGGTCGCCGACGACGACCCGCGGCCAGCCGTGTTGCACGAGCGCACCAGCACCCTCGAGCACGGCCTCGGGCTGCACCTGGTCGCGGGTTCGGCCAAGGCGTGGGGCTCGAGCCCGGTGTGGGGCGGCGGCAAGATCGTCTGGGCCGTGCTGCCGAGCCGAACCTGGCCGACCAGGTCGTGGCGGGCAAGGTAGCGTGCGGGAGCGTGACCGAGTCCCACGACGAAACCACGAGTGAGTTCGAATCGGTGCTCGCGTACTTGAAGGAGTCACGCGGCTTCGACTTCACCGGCTACAAGCGCAGCAGCCTCATGCGCCGCGTCCGCAGGCGGATGGACCAGCTCGGCATCGAGAGCTACGCCGACTACATCGACCAGCTCCAGGTCAACTCCGAGGAGTTCGTCGCCCTCTTCAACACCATCCTGATCAACGTGACAGGGTTCTTCCGGGACCCCGAGGCGTGGGAGTTCCTCCGCACCGAGGTCGTGCCCGCGATACTGGCCGAGCGCAACCCGGAGGACCCGATCCGGGTGTGGAGCGCGGGCTGCGCGGGCGGTCAAGAGGCTTACAGCCTCGCGATGCTGTTCGCCGACGCGATCGGCACGGACGCGTTCCGGCAGCGTGTGAAGATCTACGCCACCGATGTCGACGAAGAAGCGCTGGGCCAGGCGCGCCACGCGGCTTACACCGCGAGCGAGGTCGAAGGACTGTCCGAGGCGCAGCTCGACCAGTACTTCGAGCTGCAGGGCAACCGGTACTGCTTCCGCAAGGACCTGCGCCGGTCGGTCATCTTCGGCCGCAACGACCTCGTGCAGGACGCGCCGATCTCCCGCATCGACCTGCTCGTGTGCCGCAACACGCTGATGTACCTCAACGCCGAAACCCAGACGAAGATCCTCGAACGGTTCCACTTCGCGCTGGCGCCCCGCGGCCTGCTCTTCCTCGGCAAGGCGGAGATGCTGCTCAGCCACGCCCGGATCTTCGAGCCGATCGACCTCAAGCGCCGGGTGTTCCGCAGGGCCACGAACGCACCGGTCAGCTACAACCACTTCGTCTCCCATTCCTTCCCGCAGCGGCGCGCCTACGACATCAACGGGATCGAAGAATTGCGTGAGCACGCTTTTTCCGCGAGCCCCGTGGCACAGCTCGTGGTGACCGAGGACGAGACGACGGCGTTGATCAACCAGCAGGCCGAGATCGCGTTCGGACTGTCCGAACGCGACGTGGGCAGGCCACTGCGCGATCTCGACGTGTCCTACCGGCCGGTCGCGCTGCGCGCCTACGTCGAACAGGCCCGCATGGAGCGGCGCTCGCTGCGGATCAAGGACGTCGAATGGCGCCGCGCCGGAGAGACCGTGTGGTACGAGGTGCACGTGAACCCGTTGCTGGGCAAGGACAAGAAGCTCCTCGGCGTGTCCGTGGTGTTCCACGACGTCAGCTGGGCGCGGCAGCTGCTGACCGAACTGGAGCACACCAACCGGCAGCTGGAATCGGCCTACGAGGAACTCCAGTCCACCAACGAAGAACTCGAAACCACCAACGAGGAACTCCAGTCCACGGTCGAGGAGCTGGAGACGACCAACGAGGAACTCCAGTCCACGAACGAGGAACTGGAGACCATGAACGAGGAGCTGCAGTCCACCAACGACGAACTGCAGACCATCAACGACGCCCTGCGCGAACGCAGCGTCGACCTCGACGAGGTGAACGACTTCCTCGAGTCCGTGATGACCTCGATCAAGGCGGGCATCATCGTCCTCGACACCGAGATGCGGGTGAAGGCGTGGAACCGCGGTGCCGAAGACCTGTGGGGGTTGCGGCGCGACGAAGCCGAGGGCACGCACCTGCTCAACCTCGACATCGGGCTGCCGATGACCGACCTGCGCCCCGCGGTGCTCGAAGCGCTCGCCGACGCGGGCTTCCACAGCACCACCACCGTGGAAGCGATCAACCGCCGCGGACGCAAGGCGGTCGTCCGCATCCAGTGCGGGGCGCTGCACGGCGCCGGCGGCGAAAGCCACGGCGCCCTGCTCCTGATGGAGGAAAGCGGCTGACGGCCCGGATCGTGCGCGAACCGGGTCTCCTACCGCACTCGCTTGCCGTTCGCGTCGTAGCACTCGCACCTGTGACTCAGGTGCTCATGCACATCGCAGACCGGAACGAGCGGGTTCCCGGGCTCTACCATGTGCCGAAACCCGTTGCCACGCAACCAATTCAGCGCAGCCGCCCGGTCGCTGGGCGAGGACGTTCGCGACTCATAGACGCGAAATAGCTTCCTCGCACGCTCCACCTCGCTCATGCCCCCGCACCACCCGGATCACTGACCAACGCCAACCCGGCACACCGCGCGCAGACCGTCGCATTCGGACCGATACCCGGACCGAAAACGAGGCCACACCTGACTTTCAGCGTCACCCCATCACGATCACGATGCATCCGCAGCAACAAATGCCGACGACCATCGTCGCAACGCACCCACACCATCGCCGTCACACCCACACCTCGCCTGGCGCGAGGAGCACGGTGTACCGGTTCCGCTGTATCCACCGGGCGCACTTCGGGCA is part of the Amycolatopsis sp. CA-230715 genome and encodes:
- a CDS encoding LacI family DNA-binding transcriptional regulator, translating into MARGPRQADIARIAGVSQATVSVVLGGNRAGVRLAESTRRRVRAAAEELGYVPDPVATRLASSRNNLLGLYTFTATFPTDVADSYYPILVGVEEEAAELGQDLILFTGSSAGTRTHDHARIRRTRLADGCLFLGRHVPDEPIRELVTSGFPVVYIGRREELGGTIPYVGADYVSASAAVIGRLAEAGHTSIRYLREDDDAPSSRDRERGVLEGAAAHRVDIGVERFAGGRLPCPRRWTADGVTAVVVEETDTGAVFHAVTRAVAGAGLSVPQDLSLAVLGRPPAGTTGPVVSGFEVPRREMGRGAVRLLAALVEPDRRAPAEPHRLLPCAPVAGDTIRRIREEA
- a CDS encoding chemotaxis protein CheB, which codes for MSESTREVVAIGASAGGVDALRQVAAGLPAGFPAAVLVVMHVPPGRPSALADILDRAGRLPAVAATSGAKLEPGVIHTAPPDRHLLTEDGTLVLTNGPTENGHRPAINATFRSVALTSGARAIGVVLSGVLDDGAIGLRAIIGQGGLAVVQDPADAQHRGMPDSALAQVSTEHVLPADAIGPALDKLVRTPVAEGPYVRPPSGMRLEDRIARQDVRLGALSPSDAPASGFVCPDCHGSLMEVAPVEGQYRCRIGHAWTAKALLDAQDDQFRQALWTALRSLDEKAALAAKLEQHTAGSEGSPLSKRYAETAQDCRVAADTLRRFLAAADDAEDR
- a CDS encoding ATP-binding protein; this encodes MTRSEPHWLDLRPWPRVGYTLVEVTGSLGITTYPVLRDGLLKIATEAPEAVVVDIDGVEVLDSALLSVFTFVATRVGDWPGVPFSLVVSRPDHLALMHRRSIDRFVTVCETVDAARRSLDKPVRHRSGLRLPHEEATSAAARQFTEGRCAEWHVPEFRDDALVIVTELVENTIRHTTSDARVRLELRRGLFTVAVADDDPRPAVLHERTSTLEHGLGLHLVAGSAKAWGSSPVWGGGKIVWAVLPSRTWPTRSWRAR
- a CDS encoding CheR family methyltransferase; translated protein: MTESHDETTSEFESVLAYLKESRGFDFTGYKRSSLMRRVRRRMDQLGIESYADYIDQLQVNSEEFVALFNTILINVTGFFRDPEAWEFLRTEVVPAILAERNPEDPIRVWSAGCAGGQEAYSLAMLFADAIGTDAFRQRVKIYATDVDEEALGQARHAAYTASEVEGLSEAQLDQYFELQGNRYCFRKDLRRSVIFGRNDLVQDAPISRIDLLVCRNTLMYLNAETQTKILERFHFALAPRGLLFLGKAEMLLSHARIFEPIDLKRRVFRRATNAPVSYNHFVSHSFPQRRAYDINGIEELREHAFSASPVAQLVVTEDETTALINQQAEIAFGLSERDVGRPLRDLDVSYRPVALRAYVEQARMERRSLRIKDVEWRRAGETVWYEVHVNPLLGKDKKLLGVSVVFHDVSWARQLLTELEHTNRQLESAYEELQSTNEELETTNEELQSTVEELETTNEELQSTNEELETMNEELQSTNDELQTINDALRERSVDLDEVNDFLESVMTSIKAGIIVLDTEMRVKAWNRGAEDLWGLRRDEAEGTHLLNLDIGLPMTDLRPAVLEALADAGFHSTTTVEAINRRGRKAVVRIQCGALHGAGGESHGALLLMEESG